In Candidatus Promineifilum breve, one genomic interval encodes:
- the odhB gene encoding 2-oxoglutarate dehydrogenase complex dihydrolipoyllysine-residue succinyltransferase, with translation MTTDIVVPELGESVVEATVGEWRVKVGDSVKVGDVIVELETDKVDIEVGATAAGVMADIRHPAGSDVRIGDVLGTIGGDGATAAPTAQPPQASTIATTAAEPAAAAKPADKATEKEKATPVARRMAEAEGVDLAQVSGSGAGGRVTKQDVAARVEPDGAPVTTSAPTTAPTPPTQPAPTASPLSASPTTARREERQRMSRRRRTIAQRLVEAQHTAAMLTTFNEIDMGAVMELRARRQDEFVKRYGVKLGFTSFFVKAAIGALKAFPRINAEIQGDEIVLKYYYDVGIAVGAEEGLVVPVIRDADRLSFAAIESSVRDFAVKSRDGTLSLEDLRGGTFTITNGGVFGSMLSTPILNPPQVAILGLHNIQERPVVRDGQIVIRSMMYVALSYDHRIVDGREAVQFLVRVKQLVEDPEALLLEG, from the coding sequence ATGACCACAGACATCGTTGTGCCCGAGTTGGGCGAATCGGTCGTCGAGGCCACCGTGGGCGAATGGCGCGTCAAAGTGGGCGACAGCGTCAAGGTCGGCGACGTGATCGTGGAGTTGGAGACGGACAAGGTAGACATCGAGGTCGGGGCGACGGCCGCCGGCGTGATGGCCGACATCCGCCACCCGGCCGGCAGCGACGTGCGCATCGGCGACGTGCTGGGCACAATCGGCGGCGACGGCGCGACGGCCGCGCCAACCGCCCAACCACCACAGGCATCCACCATAGCCACTACGGCGGCTGAACCCGCCGCCGCCGCCAAACCGGCCGACAAAGCGACCGAGAAGGAAAAAGCGACGCCCGTCGCCCGACGCATGGCCGAGGCCGAGGGGGTCGATCTGGCCCAGGTGAGCGGCAGCGGCGCGGGCGGGCGAGTCACCAAGCAGGACGTGGCCGCCCGGGTCGAGCCGGATGGCGCGCCAGTGACCACGAGTGCGCCGACGACCGCCCCCACACCGCCAACCCAACCCGCGCCAACAGCATCGCCCCTGTCCGCATCCCCCACGACCGCACGCCGCGAGGAACGCCAGCGCATGTCACGCCGCCGCCGCACCATCGCCCAGCGCCTGGTGGAGGCCCAGCATACGGCGGCCATGCTGACGACCTTCAACGAGATCGACATGGGCGCGGTCATGGAATTGCGCGCCCGGCGGCAGGACGAATTCGTCAAGCGCTATGGCGTCAAGCTCGGCTTCACCTCGTTCTTCGTCAAGGCGGCCATCGGTGCGCTCAAGGCTTTCCCCCGCATCAACGCCGAGATTCAGGGCGACGAGATCGTGCTGAAATATTACTACGACGTGGGCATCGCCGTCGGCGCGGAGGAGGGGCTGGTCGTGCCCGTCATTCGCGACGCCGACCGCCTGAGTTTCGCCGCCATCGAGAGCAGCGTGCGCGACTTCGCCGTCAAATCGCGCGACGGCACGCTGTCGCTGGAAGACCTGCGCGGCGGCACGTTCACCATCACCAACGGCGGCGTCTTCGGCTCGATGCTGAGCACGCCCATCCTCAACCCGCCGCAGGTCGCCATTCTGGGGCTGCACAACATCCAGGAGCGCCCGGTCGTCCGCGACGGCCAAATCGTCATCCGCTCGATGATGTACGTGGCCCTCAGCTACGACCATCGCATCGTCGACGGCCGCGAGGCGGTGCAATTCCTCGTGCGCGTGAAACAGTTGGTCGAGGACCCGGAGGCGTTGTTGCTGGAAGGGTGA
- a CDS encoding ATP-grasp domain-containing protein, whose product MLPTTEPPPRLLLLTTTRSYRLDDFRAAAERLGVEIVVGLDLPDALAEQWPDALPLPFGDEAEAARRIVAAAAERPWQGILSVDDSGSIVAATAAAALDLPHNDPAAAEAARDKAIMRRLLRDGGVAVPWFRQFTTADDPADVTRVAPYPCVVKPVNLNGSRGVMRADTPAELEAAIARLTRLIGRDSPEARPYLVESYLPGVEVALEGLLDNGRLIVLALFDKPDPLDGPFFEETLYVTPSRLELDTQAAITATTAAAARALGLVAGPIHAELRVNDGGVWIVEIAGRSIGGLCSRVLRFGVAASLEELILRQAAGLGLGDTTRRAGAAGVMMIPIPEAGLLRVVAGVDEAAAVPLIESIEITARLNYPLVPLPEGDSYLGFIFARGASPADVEAALRQAHACLRFTIDALLPVINVQ is encoded by the coding sequence ATGCTGCCCACTACCGAACCACCGCCCCGGCTACTGTTGCTGACGACCACGCGCTCCTATCGTCTGGACGACTTTCGCGCCGCGGCCGAACGGCTGGGCGTCGAAATCGTTGTCGGCCTCGACCTGCCGGACGCATTGGCCGAGCAATGGCCCGACGCCCTGCCGCTGCCGTTCGGCGACGAGGCCGAGGCCGCCCGGCGCATTGTGGCGGCAGCGGCCGAGCGCCCATGGCAAGGGATTCTGTCTGTCGATGACAGCGGCAGCATTGTGGCCGCCACGGCCGCCGCGGCCCTCGATCTGCCCCACAACGACCCGGCGGCGGCCGAGGCGGCGCGCGACAAGGCCATCATGCGCCGGCTGTTGCGCGACGGCGGCGTGGCCGTGCCCTGGTTCCGGCAATTCACCACCGCCGACGACCCGGCCGACGTGACCCGCGTCGCGCCTTACCCCTGCGTCGTCAAGCCGGTCAACCTGAACGGCAGCCGCGGCGTCATGCGCGCCGATACGCCCGCCGAATTGGAAGCGGCCATTGCCCGCCTGACGCGGCTCATCGGTCGGGACTCGCCCGAAGCGCGGCCGTATCTGGTGGAAAGCTACCTGCCCGGCGTTGAGGTGGCTCTGGAGGGGCTGCTCGACAACGGCCGGCTGATCGTGCTGGCCCTGTTCGACAAGCCCGACCCGCTCGATGGGCCGTTCTTCGAGGAGACGCTCTACGTCACGCCCTCGCGCCTGGAGCTTGATACGCAGGCGGCTATCACAGCCACGACCGCCGCCGCGGCCCGCGCTCTGGGCCTCGTGGCCGGGCCAATCCACGCCGAACTGCGCGTCAATGACGGCGGCGTGTGGATCGTGGAGATCGCCGGGCGCTCCATCGGCGGGTTGTGCTCGCGGGTGTTGCGTTTCGGCGTCGCTGCCTCGCTGGAGGAGTTGATTCTGCGCCAGGCGGCCGGGCTGGGGCTGGGCGATACGACGCGCCGGGCGGGGGCAGCCGGGGTGATGATGATCCCTATCCCGGAGGCGGGGCTGCTGCGCGTCGTGGCTGGCGTCGATGAGGCCGCGGCCGTGCCCCTCATCGAGAGCATCGAGATCACCGCCCGGCTCAACTACCCACTGGTTCCCCTGCCGGAAGGCGACAGCTACCTCGGCTTCATCTTCGCCCGCGGCGCGTCGCCGGCCGATGTGGAGGCCGCCTTGCGCCAGGCCCACGCCTGCCTGCGCTTCACGATTGACGCGCTACTACCAGTAATCAATGTTCAGTAG